From the genome of Labeo rohita strain BAU-BD-2019 chromosome 12, IGBB_LRoh.1.0, whole genome shotgun sequence:
TGCTCATCAACATCTAAAGGTTTATTGATTGGCTTTTCTGAACTGTggcaaaacaaaatggcagacTCACGCTTTGTCGAAGTAGGATGTGTGGAGAGAGTGAGAGTAATTAGAAATGTCTCCGTTAATCAAATTGCCGTTGATGTTTGTGACGTAGTTCTTCCTGGCAGCCTGGTCCTTGGCGAAATTTCGACAGGCTGCGAGCTTAGACTCTAAAGCCTACGAAACAAACCAAACACTTGGATTAGACACCAAATTCATTTATGCAAACGTTGACCACACACTAAACTTGGAACAATTATTCGTCTGAAAAATTCAGTCTACAGCGTTTACATACCCCAACTTTGCGCAGTAAATCGCCAACAATATTGAGCGCTGATATTCTGGCAGATGGAGTAAGGGCTGCATTAGTGGAGCTGTTGGCCAGAGCTGGAAAAAGGACCAAGTGAGTCATGCAAACACATGTGACATTGTATAAATCTCAAGAGGGAAATGTAGCCGTCTACCTGTCTGGCTGGTGAAAGCATTGTCCAGGTTCTTGCTGAGCGGTGTAGCCGGCAGAGACAGGGAGGCCTGGACTGCTGAGTCAGTTTTGTCATTGTCTGGAGTTGGAGAGCTGGGGGCTGACATTCGCGTCACCTCCGGCCGGGTCTCTCGCACCGCAAGCTCTTGCCGCAAATCTATAAATGCCaatgtgtttgcatataaatgtaaacagagctgattttgacaaggtaacacggtgttgttttacacaaccatcgaggaattttaaccaacgtatgttgcagacattttatgaagaccctaaagaatcatacagacttgtggaaaatgagatATTGATCCGTAACTTTCACTTGCAGACCAAAATGTTGATTTGAGTATGTAACATGACTTCATTCCATAGAAGGCAGGAAAAGTTTTTGACTGACAGAAAAGGTTCTGTAAACATCACTTGAGCAGACTGGAATGAGGAACTAGCTGTAATTACACATGATAACATTTCAGAGAGGACAGTCAGTAAATACCTCTGGCTTCATCTTTTAGTCTCTGCACAGACACCAGGAGAGACTCCTTCTCATCCAGTTCACTCTCCAGAAAGGCGTTCCTCTCGATGGCCTGGTTCAGCCTCTGCTCAAAGTCCTCCAGAGATGTAATCGTGGCTCTGTGGTAACAAACCATAGCAGAATAAAACTATAACTTACAGCAGAATAGTGGAAAGGCATACAACCTATCAGGGCAGAATTCTTTAAAGACAACATATAATCTAGATGGAcccaatttttatttcttaaagggttagttcactcaaaaattaaaattctatcattatttctcaccctcatgtcgttccaaacctgtaagaccttttgtaaatcttcggaacacaaactgagatatttttgatgaaatcagaactttctgaccctgcatagacaacaatgcaactgacacattcaaggcccaaaaaggtagtaaggacattgttaaaatagtccatgtgaataagtggttcaaccttaattttataaaaaaaaaaaaaaaaaaaaatctcagatttcatcaaaaatatcttaatttgtgttctgaagatgaatgaaggtcttacaggtttggaaggacatgagggtgagtaattaaggacagatttttcatttttgggtgaacgtgTCATCTTTAGGGAAGCATTCTAGCGAAATGTATGAAGTATAAGATGATGCCCTCTGACCTCTTGGCTCTTTCCAGGTCGTCATTGGCCTGCTCTAGCTCTCTGACATATTTATGCAGCTGCTCCTTGATGCCTCGAGTCTGGCTGAGGTCGTCCTCCAGCACGGAGATCTGTTTATAGCTCTGAGCATACTGATACTCTAGCTTCTCCTACAGGAAAGAGAAAGCAAAGACAGACACTCTTTTGACCTGTCCTTGCTTTAATGTTCTTTACAGACAGCTCAGCTCACACACTCTCACCTTGAGCGAGTCAAGCTCATGCTGCAGCCTCTCATTGTCTGCCTGCAGGTCTCTGATGCGATGCTCCGCTTGGCCCAGTTGTGTCTCCAATTCTGTCTCGAGCTCTCTGCTTCCTTCTTGGAACTCCAGCAACTCTTCCTGTGCCTCTTTATAactgaacacacacataaaatacCATTTATCACTAATGACATGTGCATAAAATTTGcatattctatttctatttctagtTTGCTTCTAAAGACATAGCACACTCATGCAGAATGATAAGAAGTCATCAGAAACGGCAGTTCGGCATTTCCATAAATGCAAGGggatacagttgaagtcaaaagtttacatacaccttgcagaatctgcaaaatgttaactattttaccaaaataagagggattatacaaaatacatgttatttttttatttagtactgacctgaataagatatttcacatgaaagacgtTCACATACAGTCcgcaagaaaaaataatagttgaatttataaaaatgaccctgttcaagcatacacttgattcttaatactgtgttgttacctgaatgatttttttgtttagtgatagttgttcatgagtccctcgtttgtcctgaacagttaaactgcctgctgttcttaagaaaaatccttcaggtcccacaaattatttggttttttagcatttttgtgtgtctgaaccatttccaacagtgactgtatgattttgagatccatcttttcacactgaggacaactgagggactcatatgcaactattacaaaagttcaaatgctcactgatgctccagaaggaaacccAATTCATTAAGAGCCAATGGGTgaacattttttgaatttgaagatcagagtaaatttgaCCTATTTTGTCTTCTCGGaaacatcttctgtagcttctgaagggcagtactaaatgaaaaagatatgatatttaggcaaaataagaaaaatttacacatccgCATTCTCTTCAAAGGTTTACAcctcccggctcttaatgcattgtttttccttctggagcatcagtgagtgtttgaaccttctgtaatagttgcatatgagtccctcagttgtcctcagtgtgaaaagatggatctcaaaatcatacagtcattgttggaaagattCCAACTACacggtaaaaaataaaaaacacaattagttgagtcagcttaaaataatttgttaccctgctgcgttaattttaagttcagtcaactaaaataagtttagtcaagttgaaatgttaagttgtactaagtaacaacttagatatttgtgtttgctaaacttaatagatgggtaagtaacccagctgccttaattttaagttgattcaactcaaatatctaagttgtcacttagtataatttaacatttcaagctgaataaactttttttgagttgactgaacttaaaattttaaggcagccaggttacaaattattttaagttgactcaacaaattgttttttacagtgtacacaaaaatgctgaaaaaccaaataatttgtgggacctgaaggatttgtCTTAAGAACAGTaggcaatttaactgttcaggacaaacaagggactcctgaacaactatcactaaacattcaggtaacaacacagtattcagaatcaagtgtatgtaaacttttgaacaggatcatttttataaattcaattattattttctcttgtggactatatgtaaacatcttgttATGTAATATTACTTCTTTCCCGGTTTAATCCAGGgaatgctacaaatataatgTCAGGCGATCACTATAGCATATTAACAATGGAAATAAAGTTTTTAGCTATCTGGACTCTCAAAACCTTGGACAACTCACTGATTATaccattatttaatgaatgtgCTCTAAGCTGACACAGTTAATAGCACAGTGTGAGTGGGGCAGGCTGCATATGCTGTAAATAACcagttttgtttacagtgtCCCGGTGACCAGCGGAGAGCACTGCCCTGGGCCTCTTTATGTAATCACCAGCCTGCATTATGGTGTGGAAGAATCTAAAAATGGCACCGGGGAAATATTTCCCTACCCGGTCATGCTACAGCCACGTGAGTTAGGAGATGAGGCAGGACAACCTGTTTATCCAGGGACAAA
Proteins encoded in this window:
- the ndel1a gene encoding nuclear distribution protein nudE-like 1-A isoform X1, giving the protein MDANMIPKFASKDEEIDFWKALSLKYKKSYKEAQEELLEFQEGSRELETELETQLGQAEHRIRDLQADNERLQHELDSLKEKLEYQYAQSYKQISVLEDDLSQTRGIKEQLHKYVRELEQANDDLERAKRATITSLEDFEQRLNQAIERNAFLESELDEKESLLVSVQRLKDEARDLRQELAVRETRPEVTRMSAPSSPTPDNDKTDSAVQASLSLPATPLSKNLDNAFTSQTALANSSTNAALTPSARISALNIVGDLLRKVGALESKLAACRNFAKDQAARKNYVTNINGNLINGDISNYSHSLHTSYFDKARTVNGLDPGAMTNITAPPRSNSPSSLVLSV
- the ndel1a gene encoding nuclear distribution protein nudE-like 1-A isoform X2; amino-acid sequence: MDANMIPKFASKDEEIDFWKALSLKYKKSYKEAQEELLEFQEGSRELETELETQLGQAEHRIRDLQADNERLQHELDSLKEKLEYQYAQSYKQISVLEDDLSQTRGIKEQLHKYVRELEQANDDLERAKRATITSLEDFEQRLNQAIERNAFLESELDEKESLLVSVQRLKDEARDLRQELAVRETRPEVTRMSAPSSPTPDNDKTDSAVQASLSLPATPLSKNLDNAFTSQTALANSSTNAALTPSARISALNIVGDLLRKVGALESKLAACRNFAKDQAARKNYVTNINGNLINGDISNYSHSLHTSYFDKARERVIFPALLLAGQ